In Acidobacteriota bacterium, the sequence GGCAAAAACCGACATTGCCAGATTCAATGTAATGATGCAGGCAAAGATGATTGAGCGAGCAGAGTTTTTTTCAATCTTTCCTCTGGTTTGATTGAGCATTCTTTTCCTTCCAACTTTGTGATGAGTTAAATGTCTGTGCGGGTCGGCTGAGAGTCCCTTTGCAGATTTACAAGACGCTTAACGATGTTGCGCGACGACAAGTTCTCTCAGGGTTTACTGATTGGCTAAAGCGCGCTGATTACTTTATAAAAAAAATCTTCAAAATAAGCCAACCCGCTACAGACATTTCATCATCGTGTCAGTGCCGCTGCTATGAGCAAACAGCGCAATAGAATCTATACCTGTGTGCCTACATTGAATTCGTCAAACTCACACGACTCAATTTCTGACCAGCGTTATCATTCGTCGGTGTCTTGCGAAATCAAAAAGCGACGGTTTTTGAAAACCCGCTTTTTTATTCGCGCCACTGTCGATGCGCGGCGCTCTTTCCAGGCGCTGCGCACCTGACGGTTGACCGGCGTTCGGTTTACACAAAGGAATTAACGGTTGCGCCGGTAATTTCTGCACACTCCCTTTTTTCACTCCCTCATAAAGATTCGGCACCCGCTTCAATCCAAATTGCAACCACTCGTCAACCATGATGCGCCGGTCGGCATTCACATCGGCAGCATTTGCCGCGACACCTTCTTGAACCAGCGCATAGGTGAGCAACCCCTGCCGCAAGAGATTACTTTCAAGCGCCACATCATCGGCTTGCGTGGCAGTAAGAATTTTCATGCCTTTGTCATAAGCCAACTGTCCGAGTCCGCGACTGCCCATCGGTCCGGGTTTGAAACCTTGCCCTTCGATTGCCCCCGCCGAATAGCAGGCATCAACGACGAAGACCAGTTCGCCCGCATCCACATCGCGCAGCCATCGCGACAATTCTTCGCTTGAGATACAACGCCGCTTGATTTCTCCGGTCATCTTCTTGCCGCCGGTTGCGCCGATGTCATAAACGAAGAAATAGAAATTGCCGAGCGCGTCCGCATAGCCGTGACTGGAATACGAGATAATCAACAAATCTTCGGGGCGCGCTTCGCGGAGTTTATCGCCACCAGGAATTTGTTTTATCAATTCGGGAGCCACTTTTCTGCCTGCAAGCAAATCCATCACCGCCTTGAAATTGGCTCTGGTAGCCGTTTTCTCAGTAACTACAGGTTTACCATCGCGAATTTCATAATCGGAGATGAGCGGCACGGCAATCACTTCCGCGTAATCGCCGGTTCGCGCCAGGCGTTCAGCAAGCGCCGAATACATGAGGCAAGCGTCATTGGCGGCAAAGGTTAAATTCCATTGGCTGCTCTCATAAGCATTGACGCCGACAGTAATCAAATAAGCTCGCCCTTTTACGGCTGGCAAATTCGCTGGCATCACGAATAGCTTTTTTGCCGTCTGACTTTTTACACGGTCTTCGTTAAAAGCATAGGCGGAAAATTCCAGTTGATTGACATCGGCGCGACGCGGCAATTTGATATTTGAAAATTTGAGAAGTTGTTTGCCGCGCGCATCCATTTGAATTTGCGTTTCGCGTCGCCACACAAGCAAATTATCGGAAGGCTCATCATTTTTTGTGGGCACTTTTCCAGGCGCATTCACACCGGGAAGTTCGCCGACGATTTGCCCGTTGCGAAACAGCCGCACATCATAGACTCCGGTTGTGCGCGTTGGTTTACGACTGTTCTGCCCAAAGGTTTGCGACACTTTCGCCACTTCAACGGTGATGGTCGCCAAACTCGGATCATTTTTTTGTTGTTCGATAGCCACGATTTTAACCGCCGGTTGAACGCGATTGAGTTGTCCGAGTCCCCGCACCGGTTTCAAAATTTCACCAGCCAGAATACGCGCCAGCAGTCGCGGTTCGTAATAATCGCGCATAAAAATTTCCAGCGGCAGTAGTCTCAACGGGTCATCTGCCATACGCCAGTGCAATCCGCGAATCGTTTCAAGATTGTTGGTGTCAAAGCGTCCCTCTCGGTCAACGCTAACCCAGGTGCCATCGCGAAACGAAATCAACCGGCAGAGTTCGTTTGCGCTTACGGCGTCCCACACGCGCGTCGTTGAATCCAGCCCGCCGCTTACGATGCGTCGCCCGTCAGGTGAAAAATTAACGGACATCACCTGTCCTCTATGTCCTTCAAGTTGCAGCAGGGCTTTTCCGGTTGCGGTTTCCCAACTGCGCACGATGCCGTCGTTGCAACCCGCGACCAGTTGCAGTCCGTCGGGCGAAAAATTGATTTCGTTGGCAATCATGCCGGCGTTTTTAAATTGCAAAATCTCTTTGCCGTTGGCGGCGTCCCATAACCTTAATGTCCGGTCGCGACTAGCTGTGGCAAGGCGTCGTCCGTCCGGCGAAAAAGCAATCGAGATGATGTCGCCTTTATGCCCGGTAAAGGTGCGAATTTTTTGCAAGCTTCTGGTCATCAAGGTTGCCGTGTTTTTTATGCCTTTGACTACGTATTTACCATCCGCTGAAAAGCTGGTCGCGCTGATAATATTTTCCGAATAGTTGATGGGCGTTTGTGTGCCGGGCCAGTTGCCGATGAACTCTTTTTGTGAACGGCGCATTTCCTGTCCGCTTTCGGCATTCCAGATAATCGCCGTTCCCCTGTCGTCAATGGTTGCGAGATAGACGCCATCGGGCGACAGCGTCGCTGAAATTATCCAGCTTTGATGCCCTGTAAAACGTTGCGCTTCTTTGCCGCTTTCCAAATCCCAGAGCCGCGCTGAATAATCGCTCACCTGACTATCGCGGGACGCCAAACGTCCGCCGCCGGTTATGATATATCGCCCGTCAGATGAAAACCGCGCTGCGTAAACGAAACTTGAATAGCCTTCGAGCCGACTGACCGCTCTTCCGGTTGCAGTCTCAAAAACCCGCGCCGCGCCTGACCCCGCGCCGACAATCACAAAACGTCCATCGCTTGATAGCGCCGAAACATTGAGCGAAGCCGCAAACGATTGCCACACGGTGCTGTTGCGTTCCTGAAAACTGCGCGCCAGTTTTCCGCTTTGCGCGTCCCACAATTCGACTGCGCCATCGCCGCCAACTAAAACCTGTTTTGCGTCCGGTGTGAAAGCGACGGTCACTTTACTGGTGTAGCCGCTAAATTGTCTCAACTCTTTTGCGGTTGCGGCGTCCCACAAGCGCACAATGCCGTCAACGCCGGTCAAGACGAACCGACCGTCGGCTGAATAGGCAACCGATGTGTGATAGGCGCGCGGCGCAACAAAGCGTCTGATTTCTTTAGCAGTTGCCACATCCCACAACCAGCCTGTGCCGCTGCCGCCGCTCAGTAAATAATGACCATCGGGCGAAAACGCGACTGAGAGAAAAGGTTGGGCGATTGCCCAGGGTTCAGGGTTTTTCGGTTGCGGAGGGGCAACAAACGCGCGCAACAGTTTGCCGCTTGCCACATTAAATAATCGCGCGCTGCTTTGTTCGGCGATGACGAAGGTTTGTCCATCGGGGGAAAACGCCAGGGCGCTTACGGATTCAGCCGCATCAGCAATGCGATAGCGTTCTTTGCCGGTTGCGAGGTCCCAGAGTCTCGCGGTTTTATCGGCGCTTCCGGTGAGCACATAACCCATGTCGGATGACACGGCTACGGCAAGCACGGCGTCGGTGTGCCCGACAAAGCGCGACACTTCGTTGCCGGTTTCCGCTTCCCATAAAATCGCTACATTGTCACGTCCTCCGGTGATGATGTATCGCCCATCACTTGATGAAGAAATCGCCAGAAATTCATCTGAATGTCCCAATTGCAAAACCAATTCCGGCTGTCCCGAATTTGCAGATGTTTGCGGTTTGCCGGTGTAGGGTTGTCCGGCAAAGGCTGGGCAAATCACCCACAAGATGATAGCGAGTGCCGCGAGGCAAAAAATTGAACTGAGGATAAATCGCAGGGGTTGCATGCTCACCTCCGAATTTTCTCGTGTTCGATTAAATTAATCGGTTCGCAGTTTTTTGTGAATTGCATCGGATGCGACCAGATAAATATCATAAAACCTCGAAGGGCACGAAGCCCTTGTGTAAGCCTTCGCAACATTTTAATTTTTCACCTGCGACCTTGATTATTGCCATCAACTTGACCTCACCTGTAGCAATCATCTGCACAACCGAACGGCGTGAAAGCGTCTGTGATATTACAATCGGCTTAAAAAATTTTAAACTGGTGATAAACGCAGGCGTTGCCAATCGCGCTCAGCTTGAAATCACTTGTCTATACAGGCTATCTTTCCAGTTTGGTTTTCACGGTAATTTCCGACAGGTATTACTAATTTCACTTGGAGAAAATAAATGGCAACAAAGTATGTGTATGTTTTTGCTAATGGAAAAGCTGATGGAGAGGGCAGCATGAAAGATTTGCTCGGCGGCAAAGGCGCGGGTCTTGCTGAAATGACCAACGCAGGGCTTCCTGTCCCCCCCGGCTTCACCATTACCACTGAAGCCTGCAATGCTTATTATGAAGCAGGCGCAAAGTTCCCCGATGGCATGTGGGAACAGGCGCTCAAGGCTTTGAAAGAGGTTGAAAAAACGACAGGCAAAAAATTCGGCGATGCCGCGAATCCTTTGCTGGTCTCCGTTCGTTCGGGCGCGAAATTTTCCATGCCCGGAATGATGGACACCGTGTTGAATCTCGGTTTGAACGAAGACACGTTAAAGGGACTCGCTAAACTTACCGGCAACGAACGATTCGCCTATGACGCCTATCGCCGCTTCATTCAAATGTTCGGCAAAATCGTTTTGGGAATTGATGGCGAACTGTTCGACCACGCTTTCGATGCGGCAAAGAAGAAAGCCAAAGCCAAACTCGACACCGACCTCAATGCCGACCATCTAAAAGACGTTTGCAAAGAATTCAAGAAAATCGTCAAAGCCGAAACCGGCAAAGAGTTCCCGACCAATCCTTACCTGCAACTCGAAGAATCGGTCAAAGCGGTATTCCGTTCATGGAATGGCGACCGCGCCATCGCTTATCGTAAATATGAAAAAATCCCGGATAATCTCGGCACCGCCGTCAATATCGTGACGATGGTGTTTGGCAATATGGGTGAAGATTCGGGCACCGGCGTCGCTTTCACGCGCAATCCGGCAACCGGCGAAAAAGTTTTATTCGGCGATTATCTCACCAATGCGCAGGGCGAAGATGTGGTCGCGGGCATTCGCACGCCCAAACACATTGATGAATTGCAAAAAGATATGCCGGTGATTTACGACGAATTCGTCGCGGTGGCGAATAAATTAGAAACGCATTACAAAGACATGCAAGACCTCGAATTCACTATCGAACGCGGCAAACTGTGGATGCTGCAAACCCGCAATGGCAAACGCACGGGGACTGCCGCCGTTAAGGTTGCAGTGGATATGGTCAAAGAAGGTTTGATTGATGAAAAGACCGCATTGCAACGCATTCCCGCAGGCGACCTCGATCAACTGCTGCACAAGATGATTGACCCGAAAGCCAGCATCGAAATTTTGACCAAAGGCATCAACGCAAGCCCTGGCGCAGCCATAGGTAAAGTCGTTTTCACGCCGCAGGAAGCCGAAGCGTGGGCGGTCAAAGGCGAAGCGGTAATTCTGGTGCGCCGCGAAACTTCTCCGGAAGATGTAAGCGGAATGAAAAGTTCACAAGCTATCCTCACTTCAACCGGGGGCCCGAGTTCTCACGCGGCAGTCGTAGCGCGCGGTTGGGGCAAACCCTGCATCGTCGGCGCGGGCGAAGTCAATATCAACTATGGCAAGAACGAATTTTCAGTAAACGGCACGCGCATCAAACGCGGCGACTGGATTACCATTGATGGCACCACCGGTCGCGTCATCAAAGGGCAAGCGCCGCTCATTGACCCGGAACTTGGCGAAGATTTCAACACCCTGATGAGTTGGGCAGACAAATATCGCAAACTCAAAGTCCGCACCAACGCAGACACCCCGGGCGATTCCAAGGTTGCGCGCGCCTTCGGCGCAGAAGGCATAGGGCTTTGCCGCACTGAGCATATGTTTTTTGAAGGCGATAGAATTGATTATGTTCGTCAGATGATTTTGGGGTCGCTCGATTACAAACGTCTGGAAAAAGAACTGGCAACGATTGACAGCGAACTCGAAAAAGCCACCTCGCCGAAAAAGAAACAGGAGTTGAACGCTCACAAAAAACATTTGAAGAAAGCCATCGAAGAGCCGAAGAAATTGTACAAAGGCGGACTCGCGCAACTCTTGAAATTGCAACGCGGCGATTTTGAAGGCATCTTCAAAGCGATGAACGGGCTGCCCGTAACCATCCGCACTCTTGACCCGCCGCTTCATGAATTCCTGCCGCACGATGAAGAAGGCACCAAGAAACTGGCGAAAAAATTGAAGGTCAAAGCCGCGCACCTGTGGGCGAATGTGCAGACTTTGCACGAAGCCAATCCCATGCTCGGTCATCGCGGTTGTCGTCTGGGGGTGGTCTTTCCTGAAATCACCGAGATGCAGGCGCGGGCGATTTTTGAAGCCGCTGCGCGTCAGCAAAAACGCGGCGTGAAGGTCTTGCCGGAAATCATGATTCCGCTCGTCGGTCACGTCAACGAATTGAAGTTGCAATCCGACGTGGTGCGTCGCGTCGCTGATGAAGTGCAAAAAGCCACGGGGCAAACGATTGAATATTTAGTCGGCACCATGATTGAACTGCCGCGCGCCGCGCTCACTGCCGATAAGATTGCCGAAGTCGCGGAGTTCTTCTCATTCGGAACCAACGATTTGACGCAGACGACATTTGGTATTTCGCGCGATGATTCGGGCAAATTCCTGCCGTTCTATGTTGAAAACAAAATTCTCAAAGACGACCCGTTCCAGGTCTTGGATCAAGACGGCGTCGGTCAACTCGTGAAGATGGGCACTGACAAAGGTCGTTCGGCGCGCAAGGATTTGAAGGTCGGCATTTGCGGCGAACACGGCGGCGACCCAACTTCTGTTGGCTTCTGTCACCGCGTCGGATTGAACTACGTTTCGTGTTCACCCTATCGCGTGCCGATTGCTCGTCTTGCCGCCGCGCAAGCCGCACTCGGAAGCGAGCAATCCATCTCGCACACCGCGTAAGTTTTCGAGTTGAGCAAGCGGTCTTTGACCGCGATAGGTTGAGCGTTGAGCAAGCGGTCTTTGACCGCGATGATAAAGGCAAAAGGCAGCGAATAAAGTTTTCGCTTGACCTTTTGCCTTTAATTTTTTTTACTTCTTTTCGGGAATTTTGAAGGAAAGAAAAATTATGGATGTAACGATTTCAATCCCGACCGAATTGGAAGTTGTGCTGAAGGAACGCGCCGCGCAATTCGGGAAAGACGCTGACGATTACCTCAGCCAACTGGTAACAAAACATCTTGAGCGACCTGCGCTTGATGAAATACTCGCGCCAGTGCGCAAAGATTTTGCGAAAAGCGGAATGACTGAAGAGGAATTGAATCAATTGATTGAAGAAGAACGCCAGGCTTTGTGGGATGAAAAATCATTGCACATTTGAAAGAGAACGAAACAAATCTTAACCGGCAAATTCTCCATCCTCCATCTGGCAAATATCATCAATCCTCATTTAGAATGAGCCTGATTTCACAAAGTAAAACAGAAAATTCAAAACCTTCTGCTTAAATGGTGTGGATATGCCCCAAACCGACGAACAAAAAATTGTCGTTCCTGATGTTGATTGGCAAGAAGATGCACCTGTGCAGGAACCGATCAATGAAGAACACAGGGAGCCGAATCTTATCTGTGAATGGGATGACGGGTTTCCCTCCCCTTGCGAAGGCTGGCCGTTTTATAAAGCGCATGAAGGCAAGCGATATTGTGTACTCCATTATCCAAGCACAGAAAAGGATAGAGATTTTCAGATCGCATTTGAGCAAAAAAGAGAGGATAACGATTCTTACGTGAGCGGAACATGGCGTGGAGTGTGGTTCCCCGAAGACATAGAATTTAGCTATATGGAATTTGAAACGGGAGCGGACTTCAGGTATGCAAAATTTAGCGGAGAGGCAAAATTTGACCATACAATATTCAAAGACTATATAAAATTTGCAGGCAGCCAGGAGATTCAGCCTTTCACAAAAACATCACTGTTAGATTTACAAACCTCTTTTATAGAAAAACCTGAGCGCGTATCTTTTCATTCTGTTACGTTGCGACCGCATTGGTTTATTAACACCGATACGAGAAAGTTTGAATTTACCAATGTCAAATGGACTTCAAACTTTGATAAGAAGCTCCCAGATGTAAATTCAGAACTTGAAGCCCTCGCACAACGAAGCGTCCAATCGCCGCATCGTTTGCTAACAATTGCCTGTCGTCGGCTTGCAGTTAATGCTGAAGAAAATAATCGTTACGAAGAGGCATCATATTTTCGCTTTCTGGCGATGCAGGCGCAGAGGCTTGAGAAGGGGCGAGGTTGGGCGATCTGGACATTGCGTTGGTGGTATTGGCTTGCAAGTGGATATGGCGAGCGAATTGTTAGGGCATCTGTTGTTTTATTTTGCGTTTGGTTTATCTTTACTCTTCTCTACACACAAGTCGGTTTCACACGGTGGGAAGCGAAAATAACCAATGAAAATGAGGTTGAAGCGATGCAACGCGACACTATCGGTCATCCGTTACCCTTCACTCGTGCGCTCACCTACAGCTTTGAAACCATCGCATTGCAAAAGCCCGAACCACGTCCGGCAACGAACACAGCACGCGCACTCGTCACATTTGAAACCATTCTTGGTCCGTTGCAAGCGGCGTTACTCGCGTTGGCGATTCGCCGCAAATTCATGCGCTGAGGCTTTTGTCGCAAGTAATTCCCATTGATAAATTTTATGCTTAGTCCCGTTTTGTGACCTCGGCAAAAGGAGTTTGGTCTCCTGACTATTTTTCATCTGTAATCGCACTCACTTTACTATATCTTCCTTCACCTCCTTTGTTACGAGTGATAGAATTGCGCCACTTTCGGGGTCAGTTTTACTCGCAACCCGCGTCTAAGCCGACTATTCAGGAGACCACAGAAATGTTTGAAACGCTTTCACACATCAGCGCGCTTTCGGTTTTCCTGGCATTAGGAGCCATTGGTTTCTTATTTCTGCTTGCCTCGTTTCTGCTAGGCGAAGTATTCGGGCATTTCGACATTGATCAGGACATTGATGTAGAACACGATTTCTCTCACGACCTGGCGCACGATGGACCCGGCATTTTTAATGCTCGCATCATCAGTATGTTTATCACTGCGTTTGGCGGTTGTGGAGCCATCAGTGTTTACCTGGGTCTGAGTGTTCTTGTCAGTTCATTAATCGGACTCGCGGGCGGATTTTTATTTGGCTGGCTGGTTTACCTGTTTGCGCGATTTCTCTATTCGCAACAAGCGTCGAGCATACACCAGGCTACGGATTTAATCGGTTTGACGGCGCAAGTCATCGTCGCGATTCCGACAAACGGGTTGGGGCAGGTACGTTGCATCGTCGGGGAAAGCGCCATCGAAAAAATCGCCCGCTCAACCGACGGCAATGCCATTGCCGAAAATACCACAGTCTTTGTCGAAGCCATCTCAGGAGAAACTGCGGTTGTCAGCCCACAACCTGAACCAGGCGCGGGATGGTTTCTCACAGACCGATCAGCGTAATTCATTTAGGCTGACGAAACCCAACGGAGACAAACGAATGAATATTGAAAACTTTATCGTACCCATCGTCATCGCCGGAGCCATTGTGTTTGCTCTATTAATCGTGATGTGGCTCTTCAGCTCGAACTACATCAAAGTGCCTCCGAATCAAGCGGCAGTATTTTCGGGACGCAAACGCAAACTGCCTGACGGACGCATCGTCGGTTATCGGTTAGTCAAAGGTGGCGCATCGTTGAAAATCCCTCTGCTGGAAACCGTACATTATCTATCGCTCAATCTGATTACCATACCGCTTGAAACCCGGCGGGCTTATACGCTCAAAGGCGTTCCGGTTTCGGTTAAAGCGGTCGCCAACGTCAAAATCAAAGGCGACGACATTTCGCTGCAAGCCGCTTCGGAACGTTTTTTAGGCATGACGCCGCCCGAAGTGCAGAAAATTATTTTCCAGACCCTTGAAGGACATTTGCGCGCCATACTCGGCACGCTCACGGTTGAAGAAATAAATAACGACCGCCAAAGTTTCGCGCAGAAGCTAACCAGCGAAGCGGCAACCGACCTTGAACGCATGGGCATCGGCGTCGATGTGTTAATCATTCAGGAAATCAGTGATGATGAAGGTTATCTTGATGCGCTCGGCAAACGCCGCACTGCCGAAGTGAAACGCGACGCGCAAATTGGCGAAGCTGAAGCGACGCGCGATTCCAAGATCAAATCCTCACAGGCGATGCAGGAAGGCGAAAAGGTCAAGCTCGATTCGGAAGCCAACATCGCCCAGGCGCATCGTGATATGGAGGTCAAAAAAGCGCAATATCAATCCGAGGTTGAAAAAGAACGCGCCACCGCAGAACAGTCGGGCCCGCTCTCATCGGCGAAAGCGCGGCAATCGGTGGTTGCCGAAGAAGTCCGCATTGAACGGGTGCGCACCCAGGAACAGATTGCTGTGCAGGAGCAGGAAATTTTGCGGCGCGAAAAAGAGCTTGAAGCGACGGTCGTCAAACCTGCTGATGCGCAACGGGTGGCTGCGGTGTTAAAGAGCGAAGCCGCCAAACAATCGGCAATCCTTGAAGCCGAAGGTAAAAAAGCCGCTTTGATTGCGATTGCCGAAGCCGAAAAAGAACGTTTGCGACAGGAAGGCTTGGGTCGCGCGGCGGCGATTGAAGCCGAAGGTAAAGCGGAAGCCGCAAAGATCGAAGCGCTCGGACTTGCGCAAGCCAAAGCCATCGAAGCGCAGGGTGTCGCCGAAGCCGCTGCCATTCAGAAGAAAGCCGAAGCCTGGAAAGAATTCGATGAAGCGGCAAGAATGCAAACCATACTCGAAAAATTGCCGTCAATTTTGCAAGCTACCGCGCCGGTATTTGGCGCAGTCGCCGCGCCGCTTGGCAACATTGATAAAGTGGTGGTTATTGAACAAGGAGGCAACGGAAATCACGCGCCAAGCGGCATGACGCGATTCGCTTCAACCGCGCCTTCGGTTATTTTCAATCTTCTGCAACAACTTGAAGCGTTGGGGTTGGATATATCGGGATTGCTGGCTCATGCCGGCATTCACACAAATGGTGAGCCGACAGCCAAAGCAAAAGCGGATGACCCGAACAACGTTCTTGAGATTGATGCCGTAACCAAAGAGTCTTAATTAACAGGGTTGAAAATATTCAGTTCCATTGAACTGTGATGGACAGGATAGCGCGGATAAACTTATGCTCTATCCTATCCATCTTATTTTTTGAGGCGAAAGTGAAAAAGAAAAAACTGTCAGCGGCAAGAAAATCCGAGTTGTGTTTGGAATGCGGCAAATGTTGTATGGCGATGACCTTTTATGGCGGCGAAGTTGACGACGAAGTGCGCGATGAAATTTACTGGATGGAATTGCACGGCTTCAAAATTGACTACGCCAAAAAACGCGGCGAACTGGTCTATTACTTCACCATTGCGCAACGCTGCAACGCCTTGCAGGAAATCCCGACGCCCGAAGGCAAAACCCATTATGTCTGTGGCGTCTATGACACCCGCCCGCAGATGTGCCGCGATTATGACGGCACCATGAAAGGACCATTAGGTGTCAAAGATTGTTTATGGCGCGATGAGAGGCGACCGACCAAAAAGCTTGTGCAAATCGGCAAAGCGGCAAAATCAATTTGAAAGTAAAAGAGAACAAAGTCTGCCTCAGTAGCGTTAATCAAGCTATCCTGATGACACATATCTCAGCCAACCTGCTTTGCAGAAATATTAAACAACCCTGGAGTAATCAAATGAGGCATTCTCTTTATCCAGTAAAAATTTTTCATTCGCTTTGCCGCACGCCGTTAAAAGTTTTTTCGGTCTTCGTCTTTTTCCTGATGCTGTCAATCGCAGGCTCTTCGATGGCGCAGAATCCGCCGAAACCTGCTGTGGATTTGCAACCCCTGAAAGCCAATTATCAAGTCAAAATCGAAACGGGCGGGCAGACCTTTCCATTATCGGTTACAGCGGAAATCAAAGAAGAAAATGGCGCGTGGGTGGC encodes:
- the ppdK gene encoding pyruvate, phosphate dikinase, whose amino-acid sequence is MATKYVYVFANGKADGEGSMKDLLGGKGAGLAEMTNAGLPVPPGFTITTEACNAYYEAGAKFPDGMWEQALKALKEVEKTTGKKFGDAANPLLVSVRSGAKFSMPGMMDTVLNLGLNEDTLKGLAKLTGNERFAYDAYRRFIQMFGKIVLGIDGELFDHAFDAAKKKAKAKLDTDLNADHLKDVCKEFKKIVKAETGKEFPTNPYLQLEESVKAVFRSWNGDRAIAYRKYEKIPDNLGTAVNIVTMVFGNMGEDSGTGVAFTRNPATGEKVLFGDYLTNAQGEDVVAGIRTPKHIDELQKDMPVIYDEFVAVANKLETHYKDMQDLEFTIERGKLWMLQTRNGKRTGTAAVKVAVDMVKEGLIDEKTALQRIPAGDLDQLLHKMIDPKASIEILTKGINASPGAAIGKVVFTPQEAEAWAVKGEAVILVRRETSPEDVSGMKSSQAILTSTGGPSSHAAVVARGWGKPCIVGAGEVNINYGKNEFSVNGTRIKRGDWITIDGTTGRVIKGQAPLIDPELGEDFNTLMSWADKYRKLKVRTNADTPGDSKVARAFGAEGIGLCRTEHMFFEGDRIDYVRQMILGSLDYKRLEKELATIDSELEKATSPKKKQELNAHKKHLKKAIEEPKKLYKGGLAQLLKLQRGDFEGIFKAMNGLPVTIRTLDPPLHEFLPHDEEGTKKLAKKLKVKAAHLWANVQTLHEANPMLGHRGCRLGVVFPEITEMQARAIFEAAARQQKRGVKVLPEIMIPLVGHVNELKLQSDVVRRVADEVQKATGQTIEYLVGTMIELPRAALTADKIAEVAEFFSFGTNDLTQTTFGISRDDSGKFLPFYVENKILKDDPFQVLDQDGVGQLVKMGTDKGRSARKDLKVGICGEHGGDPTSVGFCHRVGLNYVSCSPYRVPIARLAAAQAALGSEQSISHTA
- a CDS encoding SPFH domain-containing protein, whose amino-acid sequence is MNIENFIVPIVIAGAIVFALLIVMWLFSSNYIKVPPNQAAVFSGRKRKLPDGRIVGYRLVKGGASLKIPLLETVHYLSLNLITIPLETRRAYTLKGVPVSVKAVANVKIKGDDISLQAASERFLGMTPPEVQKIIFQTLEGHLRAILGTLTVEEINNDRQSFAQKLTSEAATDLERMGIGVDVLIIQEISDDEGYLDALGKRRTAEVKRDAQIGEAEATRDSKIKSSQAMQEGEKVKLDSEANIAQAHRDMEVKKAQYQSEVEKERATAEQSGPLSSAKARQSVVAEEVRIERVRTQEQIAVQEQEILRREKELEATVVKPADAQRVAAVLKSEAAKQSAILEAEGKKAALIAIAEAEKERLRQEGLGRAAAIEAEGKAEAAKIEALGLAQAKAIEAQGVAEAAAIQKKAEAWKEFDEAARMQTILEKLPSILQATAPVFGAVAAPLGNIDKVVVIEQGGNGNHAPSGMTRFASTAPSVIFNLLQQLEALGLDISGLLAHAGIHTNGEPTAKAKADDPNNVLEIDAVTKES
- a CDS encoding YkgJ family cysteine cluster protein, with protein sequence MKKKKLSAARKSELCLECGKCCMAMTFYGGEVDDEVRDEIYWMELHGFKIDYAKKRGELVYYFTIAQRCNALQEIPTPEGKTHYVCGVYDTRPQMCRDYDGTMKGPLGVKDCLWRDERRPTKKLVQIGKAAKSI